In one window of Posidoniimonas corsicana DNA:
- a CDS encoding ExeA family protein — MTIPTASTIEQERAFPAYACADRYFASRSAEEARRSVDQCVRRGDGPALLIGAPGMGKTMLLEVLSAGFADRFGMVSLTSSQVCTRRALLQAVLFGLDLPFRERDEGELRLSLMQALQDRQELPNGIVLLVDEAQLLAPRLLEELRVLSNLTLRGEPIVRLVLLGGPGLEETFADPELEAFNQRVGTRCYVNSLTYEETREYVRAHVAAVGADPEAIFTPDGLDAVFHASDGVPRLINQICDRALRAAVAESLEQVDAQVVQQAWSDLHQLPAPWETRKPAAPAPQTPVSVDAPGVVEFGELADLTDAEPEVHPPVVSVEVDLAGPPSAARQSVWNADQALGVTTPIEQAIRASEPAEADDPFGEEFQEEEIVIDRFSGLEVVFQSTTPVVTNTLDPKLSTMASTLARSDSYEPDEAPADESFDELLEQDVEAPKAQKPPALRLQPEELELLSDDDDADDPRLSTLSIDARADATADDSDILIIENDLIEVEGVKQPMARRQEYRQLFAKLRHG, encoded by the coding sequence ATGACCATCCCCACCGCGTCGACGATCGAACAAGAGCGGGCGTTCCCCGCGTACGCCTGCGCCGACCGCTACTTTGCTAGCAGGTCGGCCGAGGAGGCCCGCCGCAGCGTCGACCAGTGCGTGCGCCGCGGCGACGGGCCCGCGCTGCTGATCGGCGCGCCCGGCATGGGCAAGACCATGCTGCTGGAGGTGCTGTCGGCCGGCTTCGCCGACCGGTTCGGCATGGTGTCGCTCACCAGCTCGCAGGTCTGCACCCGACGGGCGCTGCTGCAGGCGGTGCTGTTCGGGCTGGACCTGCCGTTCCGCGAGCGCGACGAGGGCGAGCTGCGGCTGTCGCTGATGCAGGCGTTGCAGGACCGGCAGGAGCTGCCCAACGGCATCGTGCTGCTGGTCGACGAGGCCCAGCTGCTGGCGCCGCGCCTGCTGGAAGAGCTGCGGGTGCTGTCGAACCTGACCCTCCGCGGCGAGCCGATCGTTCGGCTGGTTCTGCTCGGCGGCCCCGGACTCGAGGAGACCTTCGCCGACCCCGAGCTTGAGGCGTTCAATCAGCGCGTAGGCACTCGCTGCTACGTCAACTCGCTGACCTACGAGGAGACCCGCGAGTACGTGCGGGCGCACGTGGCCGCGGTTGGCGCCGACCCGGAGGCGATCTTCACGCCCGATGGGCTCGACGCGGTGTTCCACGCCAGCGACGGCGTGCCGCGGCTCATCAACCAGATCTGCGACCGCGCGCTGAGGGCGGCGGTCGCCGAGTCGCTCGAACAGGTTGACGCGCAGGTGGTGCAGCAGGCCTGGTCTGACCTGCACCAGCTGCCCGCTCCGTGGGAAACCCGGAAGCCGGCCGCGCCGGCGCCGCAGACGCCCGTGTCTGTCGACGCGCCGGGCGTAGTTGAGTTCGGTGAACTCGCCGATCTGACGGACGCCGAACCAGAAGTACACCCGCCGGTGGTCTCGGTGGAGGTCGATCTAGCCGGCCCGCCGTCCGCCGCCCGGCAGTCGGTCTGGAACGCCGACCAGGCGCTTGGCGTCACAACGCCTATCGAGCAGGCGATCCGCGCGTCCGAGCCCGCCGAAGCCGACGACCCGTTCGGCGAAGAGTTCCAAGAAGAAGAGATTGTGATCGACCGCTTCTCGGGCCTTGAGGTGGTGTTCCAGTCCACAACGCCGGTCGTGACCAACACGCTCGACCCCAAGCTGAGCACGATGGCCAGCACGCTCGCCCGCTCGGACTCCTACGAGCCGGACGAAGCGCCGGCCGATGAGTCGTTCGACGAGTTGCTGGAACAGGACGTCGAGGCCCCAAAGGCGCAGAAGCCGCCCGCTCTGCGGCTGCAGCCGGAGGAACTTGAGCTGCTGTCCGACGACGATGACGCCGACGACCCGCGGCTGTCGACCCTGTCGATCGACGCCCGCGCCGACGCCACGGCCGACGACAGCGACATCCTGATCATCGAGAACGACCTGATCGAGGTCGAGGGCGTCAAGCAGCCGATGGCGCGTCGGCAGGAGTACCGCCAGCTCTTCGCCAAGCTGCGTCATGGCTGA
- a CDS encoding phosphoribosylanthranilate isomerase, whose product MFRVKVCGVTTLDDAAMVADAGADAIGLNFYAKSPRCVTPEFAAQVRDRLGDRVQRIGLFVNEPPERIGQLADECGFTAIQLHGDEPLSMVAELRPWPVVLARRLAGPNTAVFAEELAALPADALPAALLVDAAVPGHYGGSGQQADWQALTDHDQWRRGVPLILAGGLRPYNVAQAVAAVRPHGVDTASGVESSPGVKDPRLTGQFVAAARRALGIGAL is encoded by the coding sequence ATGTTCCGCGTAAAGGTGTGCGGCGTAACGACCCTGGACGACGCCGCTATGGTGGCGGACGCGGGCGCCGACGCCATCGGGCTCAACTTCTACGCCAAGAGCCCCCGCTGCGTCACGCCCGAGTTTGCCGCCCAGGTGCGCGACCGGCTGGGCGACCGCGTGCAGCGGATCGGCCTGTTCGTCAACGAGCCGCCCGAACGCATCGGCCAGCTGGCCGATGAATGCGGGTTCACCGCCATCCAGCTGCACGGCGACGAACCTCTGTCGATGGTCGCCGAGTTGCGGCCCTGGCCCGTGGTGCTAGCGAGGCGGCTCGCCGGCCCCAACACCGCGGTGTTTGCCGAAGAGCTGGCCGCCCTGCCGGCCGACGCGCTGCCCGCCGCGTTGCTGGTCGACGCGGCGGTACCCGGCCACTACGGCGGGTCGGGCCAGCAGGCCGACTGGCAGGCCCTCACCGACCACGACCAGTGGCGACGCGGCGTGCCGCTGATCCTGGCCGGCGGGCTGCGGCCCTACAACGTCGCCCAGGCGGTGGCGGCCGTCCGCCCGCACGGCGTCGACACCGCCAGCGGCGTCGAGTCTTCCCCCGGCGTTAAGGACCCGCGGTTGACCGGGCAGTTCGTGGCCGCGGCGCGGCGGGCGCTCGGCATTGGGGCCCTCTAG
- the ahcY gene encoding adenosylhomocysteinase yields the protein MSQVEMEKLPYKVLDCTPEEFERLAAFGRQEINLAENEMPGLMSLREKYGQDKPLKGARIAGCLHMTIQTAVLIETLVELGAEVTWSSCNIYSTQDHAACAVAKAGIPVFAWKGETNEEFDWCIEQTLFAFPSGQPLNMILDDGGDLTAMVHDKFPELLADIKGLSEETTAGIHRLEVLAKAGRLAVPAINVNDSATKSKFDNLYGCRESLADGVKRATDVMLAGKVAVVCGYGDVGKGCAHSLRSYGCRVIVTEIDPINALQAAMEGFEVTTMEHACKEGNLFVTTTGNKDIILGEHMVQMPEDAILCNIGHFDTEIDIAWLESQVKEGKITSEVIKTEKEGAVDRYTFKDSGRSILTLAKGRLVNLGCATGHPSFVMSNSFTNQTLAQMELWNNTGDYENKIYRLPKQLDEEVARLHLEKIGVKLTKLTQEQADYIGVPVEGPYKPDHYRY from the coding sequence GTGTCCCAGGTTGAAATGGAAAAACTCCCGTACAAGGTCCTCGACTGCACGCCCGAAGAGTTCGAGCGTCTGGCCGCCTTCGGCCGCCAAGAGATCAACCTGGCCGAGAACGAAATGCCAGGCCTGATGTCGTTGCGGGAGAAGTACGGCCAGGACAAGCCGCTCAAGGGCGCCCGCATCGCCGGCTGCCTGCACATGACCATCCAGACGGCCGTCCTGATCGAGACCCTCGTCGAGCTCGGCGCCGAGGTCACCTGGTCGAGCTGCAACATCTACAGCACCCAGGACCACGCCGCGTGTGCGGTCGCCAAGGCCGGCATCCCCGTGTTCGCCTGGAAGGGCGAGACCAACGAGGAGTTCGACTGGTGCATCGAGCAGACGCTGTTCGCGTTCCCGTCGGGCCAGCCGCTCAACATGATCCTCGACGACGGCGGCGACCTCACCGCCATGGTGCACGACAAGTTCCCCGAGCTGCTGGCCGACATCAAGGGCCTGTCCGAGGAGACCACCGCCGGCATCCACCGGCTGGAGGTGCTCGCCAAGGCCGGCCGCCTGGCCGTGCCGGCGATCAACGTCAACGACTCGGCCACCAAGAGCAAGTTTGACAACCTGTACGGCTGCCGCGAGAGCCTGGCCGACGGCGTCAAGCGCGCCACCGACGTCATGCTCGCCGGCAAGGTCGCCGTGGTCTGCGGCTACGGCGACGTCGGCAAGGGCTGCGCCCACAGCCTCCGCTCGTACGGCTGCCGGGTGATCGTGACCGAGATCGACCCCATCAACGCCCTGCAGGCCGCGATGGAGGGCTTCGAGGTCACCACCATGGAGCACGCCTGCAAGGAAGGCAACCTGTTTGTCACCACCACCGGCAACAAGGACATCATCCTCGGCGAGCACATGGTGCAGATGCCCGAGGACGCCATCCTCTGCAACATCGGCCACTTCGACACCGAGATCGACATCGCCTGGCTCGAGTCGCAGGTGAAGGAGGGCAAGATCACCAGCGAGGTCATCAAGACCGAGAAGGAGGGCGCGGTCGACCGCTACACCTTCAAGGACTCGGGCCGCTCGATCCTCACGCTCGCCAAGGGCCGCCTGGTGAACCTGGGCTGCGCCACCGGCCACCCCAGCTTCGTGATGAGCAACTCGTTCACCAACCAGACGCTCGCCCAGATGGAGCTCTGGAACAACACCGGCGACTACGAGAACAAGATCTACCGCCTGCCCAAGCAGCTGGACGAGGAAGTCGCCCGCCTGCACCTGGAGAAGATCGGCGTCAAGCTGACCAAGCTCACCCAGGAACAGGCCGACTACATCGGCGTCCCGGTCGAGGGCCCCTACAAGCCGGACCACTACCGGTACTAA
- a CDS encoding DUF4339 domain-containing protein, which yields MATEWYCRLMGTEMGPFTSKQLLEMARSHQITPDDSVRKGPDGAWVGADRVKGLFEDLSASTIIMASLPPDVKAALDRKQQEQEEAKQKAAAAAKPRPVHWHYIGEQGKVGPLTFEELTVHGRQGRLQPHCRVWSSKSPKWCEARDVEGLEFGAVD from the coding sequence ATGGCTACCGAATGGTACTGCCGTCTGATGGGTACGGAGATGGGGCCGTTTACCTCCAAGCAGCTCCTCGAGATGGCCCGCAGCCATCAGATCACCCCCGACGACTCGGTCCGCAAGGGCCCCGACGGAGCGTGGGTTGGCGCGGACCGGGTGAAGGGCCTGTTCGAGGACCTGTCGGCGTCGACCATCATCATGGCCAGCCTCCCGCCGGATGTGAAAGCGGCCCTCGACCGCAAGCAGCAGGAGCAGGAGGAGGCCAAGCAGAAGGCGGCCGCCGCGGCCAAGCCCCGCCCGGTGCACTGGCACTACATCGGCGAACAGGGCAAGGTCGGCCCGCTCACCTTCGAGGAGCTGACCGTGCACGGCCGCCAGGGCCGGCTGCAGCCCCACTGCCGCGTCTGGTCGTCCAAGTCGCCCAAATGGTGCGAGGCGCGGGATGTGGAAGGGCTGGAGTTTGGGGCGGTGGACTAG
- a CDS encoding DUF1593 domain-containing protein, which produces MVRVARLFVLASACFVSSPAPAEPGSGNTGKHTKPRVINTTDLGADPDDEQSMVRQLVCANEFDLEGLVVATGCWKKRQHDAKMLDKLVDAYGEVQQNLQAHAEGFPDVEHLRAISVMGQRGYGMGDVGDGKDSPGSELIIASVDKDDPRPVWVMCWGGANTAAQAIWKVRATRTADELAKFLGKLRVFDILGQDDAGAWIARNFPDLLYIRATKVYGWQPSDEYLSEHIQSHGPLGAMYPDRKWATEGDTPAFMHVYPNGVNDPDRVDQGGWGGRFDIAKKAGIRSMSPVKNEGEFDPYLMHGNTAEGAAAIKRWADAYNNDFAARMDWSVTDDYAAANHHPVAVVNGDANHRVLELAAAAGSTVELTAAGTGDPDGDSLSYTWSVYREPSSYRKEVPIENAAADSASVRVPQDAAGKSIHIILETRDDGAPRLYAYRRVIINAQ; this is translated from the coding sequence ATGGTTCGAGTGGCACGTCTGTTCGTGCTGGCCAGCGCCTGTTTTGTTTCATCACCGGCCCCAGCGGAACCGGGGAGCGGCAACACCGGCAAGCACACCAAGCCGCGGGTCATCAACACGACCGATCTCGGCGCCGACCCCGACGACGAGCAGTCGATGGTCAGGCAGCTAGTCTGCGCGAACGAGTTTGATCTTGAAGGGCTGGTGGTCGCCACGGGCTGCTGGAAGAAGCGGCAGCACGACGCCAAGATGCTCGATAAGCTGGTCGACGCCTACGGCGAGGTCCAGCAGAACCTGCAGGCCCACGCCGAGGGGTTCCCCGACGTCGAGCACCTGAGGGCGATATCGGTGATGGGGCAGCGTGGCTACGGAATGGGCGATGTTGGCGACGGCAAGGACAGCCCCGGGTCCGAGCTGATCATCGCTTCGGTCGATAAAGACGACCCGCGGCCCGTGTGGGTGATGTGCTGGGGCGGCGCCAACACGGCGGCCCAGGCGATCTGGAAGGTCCGGGCGACCCGTACCGCTGACGAACTGGCCAAGTTCCTCGGCAAGCTGCGGGTGTTCGACATCCTCGGCCAGGACGACGCCGGCGCCTGGATCGCAAGGAACTTCCCCGACCTGCTGTACATCCGCGCCACCAAGGTTTACGGCTGGCAGCCCTCCGACGAGTACCTGAGCGAGCACATCCAGAGCCACGGCCCGCTTGGCGCCATGTACCCGGACCGCAAGTGGGCCACCGAGGGCGACACCCCCGCCTTCATGCACGTCTACCCGAACGGCGTCAACGACCCGGACCGGGTCGACCAGGGGGGCTGGGGCGGCCGTTTCGACATTGCGAAAAAGGCCGGCATCCGCAGCATGTCGCCGGTCAAGAACGAGGGCGAGTTCGACCCCTACCTGATGCACGGCAACACCGCCGAGGGCGCCGCCGCCATCAAACGCTGGGCCGACGCCTACAACAACGACTTCGCCGCCCGCATGGACTGGAGCGTCACGGACGACTACGCCGCCGCCAACCACCACCCCGTGGCGGTCGTCAACGGCGACGCCAACCACCGGGTGCTGGAGCTGGCCGCCGCCGCCGGGTCGACCGTCGAACTCACCGCCGCAGGGACCGGCGACCCCGACGGCGACTCGCTCAGCTACACGTGGTCGGTCTACCGGGAGCCGAGCTCCTACCGCAAGGAAGTCCCCATCGAGAACGCCGCTGCGGATTCCGCAAGCGTCCGCGTGCCGCAGGACGCGGCCGGCAAGTCGATCCACATCATCCTCGAGACCCGCGACGACGGCGCCCCACGCCTGTACGCCTACCGGCGGGTGATCATTAACGCGCAGTGA
- the pyk gene encoding pyruvate kinase: MPATRSYRHTKIIATLGPATESPEMLEKLIAAGVDILRLNMAHASREWVIGILQRIRAVSDKLDRHVAVMMDIKGPEIRTGDVEGAVELKRGDRLELCTSHDDRPPSDVLRVSVNYKGLPNEVTEGQFILVDSGLLRLSVVEKGANHILCEVLTPGVLGSRRHINLPGVHVHLPSLTLKDHEDLAAGVEAGIDLVALSFVRQAGDVEELRRHLTELGSSARIVSKIEEQAGVRNMVEIIKASDAIMVARGDLGIEIDYPELPLVQTELVKACQAEGRPVIIATHLLESMITSPMPTRAEISDISNAVREQADAVMLSGETTTGAYPLESIEVFKNVIRSIEPSVDYKLNSTIKLREPKAKMLRSAATLAQDLGESGIVVFTRSGFLAYVLGALRPRGVPIFAFTDHEDIFRQLMLPWGVEPFLMPFSENPEKTIQDALAYLKRKNWCMAGTWLVVITNALAEGQVIDSLQLRQVD, from the coding sequence ATGCCCGCCACCCGGTCCTACCGCCACACCAAGATCATCGCCACCCTGGGCCCGGCCACCGAGTCGCCGGAGATGCTCGAGAAGCTCATCGCGGCGGGCGTGGACATCCTGCGGCTGAACATGGCCCACGCGTCGCGGGAGTGGGTGATCGGCATCCTGCAGCGGATCCGCGCGGTGTCGGACAAGCTCGACCGCCACGTCGCGGTGATGATGGACATCAAGGGCCCCGAGATCCGCACCGGCGACGTCGAGGGCGCGGTGGAACTGAAACGCGGCGACCGGCTGGAGCTGTGCACCTCGCACGACGACCGCCCGCCGTCCGACGTGCTCCGCGTGTCGGTCAACTACAAGGGGCTGCCGAACGAGGTCACCGAGGGCCAGTTCATCCTCGTCGACAGCGGGCTGCTGCGGCTCAGCGTCGTGGAGAAGGGCGCCAACCACATCCTCTGCGAGGTGCTCACGCCCGGCGTGCTCGGCTCGCGGCGGCACATCAACCTGCCGGGCGTGCACGTGCACCTGCCGTCGCTCACGCTGAAGGACCACGAGGACCTGGCCGCCGGCGTCGAGGCCGGCATCGATTTGGTCGCTCTCTCGTTCGTCCGCCAGGCGGGCGACGTGGAGGAGCTCCGTCGGCACCTCACCGAGCTCGGGTCGTCCGCCCGCATCGTGTCGAAGATCGAAGAGCAGGCGGGCGTGCGGAACATGGTGGAGATCATCAAGGCGTCCGACGCGATCATGGTCGCCCGCGGCGACCTCGGCATCGAGATCGACTACCCGGAGCTGCCGCTCGTGCAGACCGAGCTGGTCAAGGCCTGCCAGGCCGAGGGCCGCCCGGTGATCATCGCGACCCACCTGCTCGAGTCGATGATCACCTCGCCGATGCCGACCCGTGCGGAGATCTCCGACATCTCCAACGCGGTGCGCGAGCAGGCCGACGCGGTGATGCTGTCCGGCGAGACCACCACCGGCGCCTACCCCCTGGAGTCCATCGAGGTCTTCAAGAACGTGATCCGCAGCATCGAGCCGTCGGTCGACTACAAGCTCAACTCGACGATCAAGCTCCGCGAGCCGAAGGCCAAGATGCTCCGCTCGGCGGCCACGCTGGCGCAGGACCTGGGCGAGTCGGGAATCGTGGTGTTCACCCGCAGCGGGTTCCTGGCGTACGTGCTGGGCGCGTTGCGGCCGCGCGGGGTGCCGATCTTTGCGTTCACCGACCACGAGGACATATTCCGCCAGCTCATGCTGCCGTGGGGCGTCGAGCCGTTCCTGATGCCGTTCTCCGAGAACCCCGAGAAGACCATCCAGGACGCGCTGGCGTACCTCAAGCGGAAGAACTGGTGCATGGCCGGCACGTGGCTGGTCGTGATCACCAACGCGCTGGCCGAGGGCCAGGTGATCGACTCGCTGCAGCTGCGGCAGGTGGACTGA
- a CDS encoding CRTAC1 family protein — MALAFVGAAWACAASAHGVTFTDVTTAAGINHVQTIPALIEGLPGDAFFTGGAAAGDFDGDGRVDLVFTRLNDSDLLYRNRGDGTFEARPLTAGFPLPTYTNGVVSGDVDNDGDLDLYMTTVNYTRNYLYLNDGAGVFTDAGVAHTAALASGVSRSGQGATFGDYDNDGYLDLATGDWGNTVADSHSRLLRNLGAAQPGGFEDVTAAAGIDVYRADRTFRYAPRFVDLDRDGHTDLTFAADFQTSQLFWNNGDGTFSDGTIDAGVGTDFNGMGSTFGDYDGDGDLDWFITNITNDPRYPGPFGGFNRLYRNDGDRQFTDVTQAAGVRDSRWSWGTTFLDYDNDGDLDLAATNGYNGAGWEDDRTYLWQNTAGVFADVSEASGVLDRDQGRGLIHLDYDADGDLDLLVINHAAAPVLYRNDGGNDGHYLRIETEGVVSNRDGIGAWITITPDLEDPSRELVWEIDGGSSFLSQSERTAHFGLGASAEPVDLVTIEWPSGIVQRLYDVTVDQTLRVVEADASLPGDYNADGVVDAADYTVWRDNLGAPAGALPNDTDGGPVGAAQYATWRSAFGEAASSSRSAAPEPQAAILLTLLGTALQCRRCRRPSAV; from the coding sequence TTGGCGCTGGCCTTCGTCGGCGCCGCCTGGGCGTGCGCGGCCAGCGCCCACGGCGTCACGTTCACCGACGTCACGACCGCCGCCGGGATCAACCACGTGCAGACGATCCCGGCGTTAATCGAGGGCCTGCCCGGCGACGCGTTCTTCACCGGCGGGGCCGCGGCCGGCGACTTCGACGGTGACGGGCGCGTAGACTTGGTGTTCACCCGCCTGAACGACTCGGACCTGCTCTACCGCAACCGCGGCGACGGCACGTTCGAGGCCCGCCCATTGACCGCCGGCTTCCCGCTGCCGACCTACACCAACGGGGTCGTGTCCGGCGATGTCGACAACGACGGCGACCTCGACCTCTACATGACCACGGTCAACTACACCCGCAACTACCTCTACCTCAACGACGGCGCCGGTGTGTTCACCGACGCCGGGGTCGCACACACGGCGGCGCTCGCCAGCGGCGTGTCGAGGAGTGGACAGGGGGCGACCTTCGGCGACTACGACAACGACGGCTACCTCGACCTGGCCACCGGGGACTGGGGCAACACGGTCGCGGACTCGCATTCCCGCCTGCTGCGGAACCTGGGCGCCGCCCAGCCCGGCGGCTTCGAGGACGTTACCGCGGCTGCCGGCATCGACGTGTACCGCGCAGACCGCACGTTCCGCTACGCCCCGCGGTTCGTCGACCTCGACCGCGACGGCCACACCGACCTGACGTTTGCGGCGGACTTCCAGACCAGCCAGCTGTTCTGGAACAACGGCGACGGCACGTTCTCCGACGGCACGATCGACGCGGGCGTGGGCACCGACTTCAACGGCATGGGCAGCACCTTCGGCGACTACGATGGCGACGGTGACCTCGACTGGTTCATCACTAACATCACCAACGACCCCCGGTACCCCGGCCCGTTCGGCGGGTTCAACCGACTGTACCGCAACGACGGCGACCGCCAGTTCACCGACGTCACCCAGGCGGCCGGCGTACGCGACTCGCGCTGGTCGTGGGGGACCACCTTCCTCGACTACGACAACGACGGCGACCTCGACCTCGCCGCCACCAATGGCTACAACGGTGCCGGGTGGGAGGACGACCGCACCTACCTCTGGCAGAACACCGCCGGCGTGTTCGCGGACGTGTCTGAGGCCTCTGGCGTGCTGGACCGGGACCAGGGGCGGGGCCTGATCCACCTCGACTACGACGCCGACGGCGACCTCGACCTGCTGGTGATCAACCACGCCGCCGCCCCGGTGCTGTACCGCAACGACGGCGGCAACGACGGCCACTACCTCCGCATCGAGACCGAGGGCGTCGTCTCTAACCGCGACGGGATTGGCGCCTGGATCACCATCACGCCGGACCTGGAGGACCCAAGCCGTGAGCTCGTCTGGGAGATCGACGGGGGCAGCAGCTTCTTGAGTCAGAGCGAACGCACGGCGCACTTCGGCCTGGGCGCTTCGGCCGAGCCGGTCGACCTGGTGACCATCGAGTGGCCCAGCGGCATCGTCCAGCGGCTCTACGACGTCACGGTCGACCAGACGCTGCGCGTTGTCGAAGCTGACGCGTCGCTGCCGGGCGACTACAACGCCGACGGCGTCGTCGACGCGGCCGACTACACCGTGTGGCGCGACAACCTGGGCGCCCCCGCCGGCGCACTGCCCAATGACACCGACGGCGGCCCCGTCGGCGCCGCGCAGTACGCCACCTGGCGGTCCGCCTTCGGCGAGGCGGCCTCCAGCTCACGCTCGGCCGCTCCTGAGCCGCAGGCGGCGATCCTGCTCACGCTCCTTGGCACGGCGCTCCAATGCCGTAGATGCCGGCGCCCGAGCGCGGTCTAA
- a CDS encoding vanadium-dependent haloperoxidase, with protein sequence MARIWNEQLLHAISIDTARPTVHARNLFHVSAAMFDAWSAYDPAGHQYFGAVKAAAADTEAARAEAISYAAYNVLLHRFVTGPGGLGPGRSATVVNIRDQMTALGYDPDFTSQAGDSPAAVGNRIAQAVIDHGLADGANEANRYANPAGMYLPVNPPLTVEDVGVAMDDPNRWQPLNFRGDRIDQFGNTILPSTQTNLTPYWGAVTPFSLTPADRGPGGVYFDQGAPPRLGGAGDQAFKANAVAMIRYSSQLDPGDGVVIDISPASRGNTFDAPLTESYAQAGYAANPVTGLPYQPQLVRRGDFGRVMAEFWADGPHSTAPPGHWNEIRNDITDQMELLGVPKQMGGAGPTLTDVEWDVKSMFALNGGLHDAAIAAWNHKGHYDTSRPISFIRYMGSLGQSSDPGGPSYHPDGLPLEPGLIEVVTGETTAAGGRHEGLAGHEGAIVVRAWRGPVEGTAPFDNPADLSGVGWILAEEWLPYQLSSFVTPPFPGYVSGHSTFSRVGAELMTQLTGSPYVPGGLFEYEIPIGAGLNFEYGPIESLRIQFASYFDAADMAAESRLWGGIHPAQDDFTGRRIGQLVGAAAWERAASYFGVPVPEPASVTLLAFAASLVWRRHRSS encoded by the coding sequence GTGGCGAGGATCTGGAACGAGCAGCTGCTGCACGCGATCAGCATCGACACGGCCCGCCCCACGGTGCACGCCCGCAACCTGTTCCACGTGTCGGCGGCCATGTTCGACGCTTGGTCTGCGTACGACCCGGCAGGCCATCAGTACTTCGGCGCAGTGAAGGCCGCCGCGGCCGACACGGAGGCAGCCCGCGCCGAGGCCATCAGCTACGCGGCCTACAACGTCCTGCTGCACCGGTTCGTCACCGGGCCAGGCGGGCTGGGGCCTGGCCGCTCCGCCACGGTCGTCAACATCCGCGACCAGATGACCGCCCTCGGTTACGACCCGGACTTCACGTCGCAAGCGGGCGACTCGCCCGCGGCCGTTGGCAACCGGATCGCGCAGGCGGTGATCGACCACGGGCTCGCCGACGGCGCGAACGAAGCCAACCGCTACGCCAACCCCGCCGGCATGTACCTGCCGGTGAACCCACCGCTGACGGTTGAGGACGTGGGCGTGGCGATGGACGACCCCAACCGCTGGCAGCCGCTCAACTTCCGCGGCGACCGGATCGACCAGTTCGGCAACACGATCCTGCCGTCGACGCAGACCAACCTGACGCCCTACTGGGGGGCGGTGACGCCCTTCTCGCTGACGCCCGCCGACCGCGGTCCGGGCGGGGTATACTTCGACCAGGGCGCGCCGCCGCGGCTCGGCGGGGCGGGGGACCAGGCGTTTAAGGCGAACGCCGTCGCGATGATCCGCTACTCCTCACAGCTCGACCCGGGCGACGGGGTGGTGATTGATATCTCGCCCGCTTCGCGGGGCAACACATTCGACGCGCCCCTCACCGAGTCCTACGCCCAGGCCGGCTACGCGGCGAACCCGGTGACCGGCCTGCCCTACCAGCCTCAGCTCGTCCGCCGCGGCGACTTCGGCCGCGTGATGGCGGAGTTCTGGGCCGACGGCCCCCACTCGACCGCGCCGCCGGGGCACTGGAACGAGATCCGCAACGACATCACCGACCAGATGGAGCTGCTGGGCGTCCCCAAGCAGATGGGCGGCGCCGGGCCGACGCTAACCGACGTCGAGTGGGACGTGAAGAGCATGTTCGCGCTCAACGGCGGCCTGCACGACGCCGCGATCGCGGCCTGGAACCACAAGGGGCACTACGACACGTCGCGTCCCATCTCGTTCATCCGCTACATGGGCAGCCTCGGGCAGTCGTCAGACCCCGGCGGCCCCTCCTACCACCCGGACGGTCTGCCGCTCGAGCCCGGGCTGATTGAGGTGGTGACGGGCGAGACCACCGCCGCCGGCGGCCGGCACGAGGGGCTGGCCGGGCACGAGGGCGCGATCGTGGTGCGCGCCTGGCGTGGGCCGGTGGAGGGGACCGCTCCGTTCGACAACCCCGCCGACCTCAGCGGCGTTGGCTGGATCCTGGCCGAGGAGTGGCTGCCCTACCAGCTCAGCAGCTTCGTGACGCCGCCGTTCCCCGGCTACGTGTCGGGGCACTCGACCTTCAGCCGTGTCGGGGCAGAGTTGATGACCCAACTAACCGGCTCTCCCTACGTGCCGGGTGGGCTGTTCGAGTACGAGATCCCAATCGGCGCCGGGCTGAACTTCGAGTACGGCCCGATCGAGAGCCTGCGGATCCAGTTCGCCTCGTACTTTGACGCCGCCGACATGGCGGCGGAGTCGCGGTTGTGGGGCGGCATCCACCCGGCGCAGGACGACTTCACCGGACGCCGCATCGGGCAACTCGTGGGCGCCGCCGCTTGGGAGCGAGCCGCGTCCTACTTCGGCGTGCCGGTCCCGGAGCCGGCGAGCGTAACGCTGCTGGCGTTCGCGGCGAGCCTCGTGTGGCGTCGTCATCGCAGCAGCTGA
- a CDS encoding Dabb family protein produces the protein MLDPASQSVAHMVYFTLKERTPSAIGTLVASCHEHLAGHDGVVYFSAGERAPEFDRPVNDDQFDVALHVVFKDRAAHDAYQQHPRHLKFIETNKESWAQVRVFDSRV, from the coding sequence GTGCTTGACCCCGCCAGCCAGAGCGTCGCTCACATGGTCTACTTCACGCTCAAGGAGCGGACGCCCAGCGCCATCGGCACGCTGGTCGCCTCGTGCCACGAGCACCTGGCGGGGCACGACGGCGTGGTCTACTTCAGCGCCGGCGAAAGGGCGCCGGAGTTCGACCGGCCCGTAAACGACGACCAATTCGACGTCGCGCTGCACGTGGTCTTCAAGGACCGCGCCGCCCACGACGCCTACCAGCAGCACCCCCGGCACCTCAAGTTCATCGAGACCAACAAAGAGTCTTGGGCTCAGGTGCGGGTGTTCGACTCGCGGGTCTAG